One window from the genome of Gimesia aquarii encodes:
- a CDS encoding DUF1559 domain-containing protein, with protein MKLKPRRRFGFTLIELLVVIAIIAILIALLLPAVQQAREAARRSQCKNNLKQLGLALHNYVDTTNGVIPRGVNHYNATSCCCETDNGNYAHTIHTMLLPYLDQTPLYNTINFTVDPHDPVNHEARRTKVTVFMCPSALIFDDVNYAQHNYPTASANHGYGLCGRHGSDTTNGIFASRWGMTDDVSGAVYAPQMRLRNVTDGTSNTITFSEFAKGLDYILPTSYKNLMGRSWYDPAVNYGNIGFSTRIDATPSNPKATYSTTVNFGTVGSAHVGGVHCGFMDGAVRFISNNIDGRQWQALCTPKGGEVVEVPN; from the coding sequence ATGAAATTGAAACCAAGACGAAGATTTGGTTTTACATTGATTGAGTTGTTGGTTGTGATTGCGATTATTGCGATTCTGATTGCCCTTCTATTACCTGCTGTTCAACAGGCACGCGAAGCCGCTCGCCGCAGCCAATGCAAGAATAATTTGAAACAGCTTGGCCTTGCACTACATAATTACGTCGATACCACCAATGGTGTGATTCCACGTGGTGTGAACCATTACAATGCTACTTCATGTTGTTGTGAAACAGACAATGGTAACTATGCTCACACTATTCATACCATGTTATTGCCCTATCTGGATCAAACCCCACTCTACAACACAATTAATTTTACAGTGGATCCCCATGATCCTGTGAACCATGAAGCCCGCAGAACAAAAGTAACTGTATTTATGTGTCCAAGTGCGCTGATCTTTGATGATGTGAATTATGCCCAACATAACTATCCCACAGCGAGCGCGAATCATGGTTATGGTCTTTGTGGTAGACACGGGTCGGATACGACTAATGGAATCTTTGCCTCACGTTGGGGTATGACAGACGACGTATCAGGTGCTGTTTACGCCCCTCAGATGAGATTGCGCAATGTAACTGATGGGACAAGTAATACAATTACATTTTCTGAATTCGCCAAGGGATTGGATTATATTTTACCGACATCATACAAAAACCTGATGGGGAGAAGTTGGTATGATCCAGCAGTTAACTATGGAAATATTGGATTTTCTACGCGTATTGACGCGACGCCAAGCAACCCTAAAGCAACTTACAGTACCACTGTTAATTTTGGCACTGTAGGAAGTGCTCATGTTGGTGGCGTACATTGTGGATTCATGGATGGTGCCGTTCGCTTTATTAGTAACAATATCGATGGTAGGCAGTGGCAAGCACTCTGTACACCAAAAGGGGGCGAAGTCGTTGAAGTTCCAAACTAG
- a CDS encoding DUF4198 domain-containing protein, which produces MVDPSESVEVSGVVTLEGKPLSEAEVTFTPADGDPSVGPTLIMTDNKGKYTASVNAPREYKINIDRMLNGAPNPALKEYQGEGTSLSANVTKDNKTFDFALKKTN; this is translated from the coding sequence ATGGTAGACCCTAGTGAGTCTGTTGAAGTTTCAGGTGTTGTTACTCTTGAAGGAAAACCGCTTAGTGAAGCGGAAGTTACTTTTACGCCAGCAGACGGTGATCCGTCAGTGGGGCCAACACTCATCATGACTGACAATAAGGGAAAATATACTGCGTCGGTCAACGCCCCTCGCGAGTATAAAATCAATATAGACCGTATGCTCAATGGAGCACCAAACCCCGCTCTTAAAGAGTATCAGGGTGAAGGAACTTCATTGAGTGCTAATGTCACGAAAGACAACAAAACGTTCGATTTTGCGCTAAAAAAGACGAACTGA
- a CDS encoding aminotransferase class IV produces the protein MTQNLVYLNGEYVPANEARISIFDGAISLGMTVTESTRTFGHKPYRLRDHINRLFQSLKAARFEAGMTADKLERLTLEVWEKNQPGYDTGTDAWIIHNITPGQWVPSSGQKPAESQPTVMIVTLPLDLSYWADFYQTGCHAVTPFTRIQPPQSLDARIKNRSRFTYTLAESEIKLFDPMAQSLLLDTDGFLSENKGGNFFLVSNNRIRTPSTINCLDGISRQTIFQLAEQLNLPVEECQLLPYDVTTADEAFFTSTPYCIMPATKFNGTVIGNGEVGPVTKNLLAAWSELVGIDIIEQAQSSR, from the coding sequence ATGACGCAGAATCTGGTTTATCTGAACGGTGAATATGTTCCCGCAAATGAAGCAAGAATTTCCATCTTTGATGGAGCCATTAGTCTAGGAATGACTGTTACTGAATCCACACGAACTTTTGGACACAAACCATATCGTTTGCGAGATCATATCAATCGTCTGTTTCAAAGTTTAAAAGCAGCACGCTTCGAAGCCGGTATGACAGCTGATAAACTCGAACGGCTCACTCTGGAAGTCTGGGAGAAAAATCAGCCAGGTTACGATACAGGTACTGATGCCTGGATCATTCATAACATCACCCCCGGCCAATGGGTACCTTCGAGTGGCCAGAAACCAGCAGAATCTCAACCGACGGTTATGATTGTTACATTACCTCTCGACCTTTCCTATTGGGCAGACTTTTATCAAACGGGTTGCCATGCTGTGACACCCTTTACACGAATTCAACCTCCCCAGTCTCTGGATGCACGGATCAAAAATCGTAGTCGCTTTACTTATACATTAGCCGAATCTGAAATAAAGCTTTTCGATCCGATGGCACAGAGTTTATTGCTCGATACAGATGGTTTTCTCTCAGAGAATAAAGGAGGTAACTTTTTTCTCGTGTCGAACAATCGAATTCGCACACCAAGTACGATCAACTGTCTGGATGGAATCAGTCGACAAACGATTTTTCAGCTCGCAGAACAACTTAATCTGCCAGTCGAAGAATGCCAGCTACTGCCTTACGATGTCACTACTGCTGATGAGGCATTTTTTACAAGTACACCTTACTGCATTATGCCAGCTACAAAATTCAACGGCACTGTGATTGGAAATGGTGAAGTCGGGCCAGTCACTAAAAATCTATTAGCCGCCTGGAGCGAACTAGTGGGAATCGACATCATCGAACAAGCCCAGTCATCCAGATAA
- a CDS encoding FAD:protein FMN transferase gives MSYVYQTCLLLSTITGNQQCTESEILTRYEFQEVHMGVQWRVLLYATNEVIANKASQNAFVRVKELNKILSDYDPESELNKLCRLSGPGKPIKVSRPILDTLKKSQSLSKETNGAFDVTISPVVRLWRRARRRKKLPDSQSLQAARSMVGYKLVRISDQNQTVELMKENMRLDLGGIAKGYAADIALEELKKIGVNRAMIDASGDIVLGDPPPNTCGWKIGISSGDEQKGKIDRYLLLHNTAVATSGDALQHVVINGKRYSHIVDPRTGVGLTDQSRVTVIAPDGMTADSLASAISVLGPEPGIKLINHKPGTACLILRHENGRLVEYESACFSCYELKQN, from the coding sequence ATGTCATACGTTTATCAGACATGCCTGCTTCTCTCCACCATAACAGGCAATCAACAATGCACGGAAAGCGAAATTCTTACTCGCTATGAATTTCAAGAAGTGCATATGGGAGTGCAATGGAGAGTTTTATTATATGCAACGAACGAGGTAATCGCAAACAAAGCCTCTCAAAATGCTTTTGTCCGTGTAAAGGAACTTAATAAAATCCTCAGCGATTATGACCCTGAAAGTGAATTAAACAAGTTATGTCGGTTATCAGGGCCGGGAAAGCCAATCAAAGTCAGTCGCCCCATATTAGATACACTGAAAAAAAGTCAATCACTCTCTAAGGAAACAAATGGCGCGTTTGACGTTACAATCAGCCCCGTTGTACGCCTTTGGAGACGGGCTCGCCGTCGAAAAAAACTGCCTGACAGTCAAAGCTTGCAAGCAGCCCGTAGTATGGTCGGCTATAAACTAGTTCGTATATCAGACCAGAATCAAACGGTAGAGTTGATGAAAGAGAATATGCGTCTTGACCTGGGAGGTATTGCAAAAGGATACGCAGCAGATATCGCACTCGAAGAATTAAAGAAAATCGGGGTGAACCGCGCCATGATTGATGCCAGCGGTGATATCGTTCTGGGCGATCCTCCACCAAATACATGTGGCTGGAAGATCGGCATCTCCTCCGGGGACGAGCAAAAGGGAAAGATCGATCGATACCTGTTATTACATAATACGGCGGTTGCCACTTCAGGTGATGCGTTGCAACATGTTGTAATTAATGGAAAACGTTACTCGCATATTGTTGATCCACGTACGGGAGTAGGCCTCACTGATCAAAGCCGCGTAACGGTCATTGCTCCAGATGGAATGACCGCCGACAGTCTCGCTTCAGCCATCAGTGTACTCGGTCCGGAACCAGGAATTAAGTTGATCAACCACAAACCAGGAACTGCGTGTTTGATTCTCAGACACGAAAACGGGCGATTGGTCGAATATGAATCCGCCTGTTTTTCCTGCTATGAACTGAAACAGAATTAA